In Aristaeella hokkaidonensis, the following are encoded in one genomic region:
- a CDS encoding KOW domain-containing RNA-binding protein: MKESFSFEPGRVVESTQGRDKGLCFLILENVSEGIVMIADGSHHKLENPKKKKTKHLRAKPVLLNLKALRPEGGALQNSDLRRALEDNGFADKRSLREGD, from the coding sequence ATGAAAGAATCTTTCAGCTTTGAGCCTGGCAGAGTGGTGGAAAGCACACAGGGAAGGGATAAGGGACTTTGCTTCCTGATCCTGGAGAATGTGTCCGAAGGCATCGTCATGATCGCCGACGGCAGCCACCACAAGCTGGAAAACCCGAAGAAGAAAAAGACGAAACATCTGCGCGCAAAACCGGTGCTGCTGAACCTGAAGGCTTTGCGGCCGGAAGGCGGAGCGCTGCAGAACAGCGATCTGAGAAGAGCGCTGGAAGACAACGGTTTTGCCGATAAACGCTCGCTGCGAGAGGGGGACTGA
- a CDS encoding adenylate kinase, producing the protein MNIIFLGPPGAGKGTQAQRICDALKIPQISTGDILRRAIKDGTETGLKAKSFIDAGKLVPDEVIIDIVKERLAMDDCKGGYILDGFPRTVPQAEALSTFATIDSVIELAVDDQVLVDRLSGRRVCLKCGATYHVSMLNGKTTCDKCGEELIQRDDDKAETVLNRLQVYHAQTAPLIGYYGQKGLLKTIPGDQGIDGIFTAIMNALGAKA; encoded by the coding sequence ATGAACATTATCTTCTTAGGGCCTCCAGGGGCCGGTAAGGGAACACAGGCGCAGCGCATCTGCGACGCGCTGAAAATTCCGCAGATCTCCACCGGAGACATTCTCCGCCGGGCGATCAAGGACGGTACTGAGACAGGACTGAAGGCGAAGAGCTTTATCGACGCCGGCAAGCTGGTTCCGGACGAAGTCATCATCGACATCGTGAAGGAACGCCTGGCCATGGATGACTGCAAAGGCGGTTATATCCTGGACGGGTTCCCCCGTACCGTACCGCAGGCGGAAGCCCTGAGCACCTTCGCTACCATCGACAGCGTTATTGAGCTGGCCGTGGACGACCAGGTGCTGGTAGACAGACTGAGCGGACGCCGCGTCTGTCTCAAGTGCGGCGCTACCTACCACGTCAGTATGCTGAACGGCAAGACCACCTGCGACAAGTGTGGTGAGGAACTGATTCAGCGGGATGACGACAAAGCAGAGACCGTGCTGAACCGGCTGCAGGTATATCATGCCCAGACAGCGCCCCTGATCGGATACTACGGACAGAAGGGCCTGCTGAAAACGATCCCCGGGGATCAGGGCATTGACGGTATATTCACGGCGATCATGAACGCCCTTGGAGCGAAAGCATGA
- the rpsE gene encoding 30S ribosomal protein S5: MQRTEQVSEFKERLVAVNRVSKTVKGGRNMRFSALVVVGDENGRVGAGMGKAAEIPEAIRKANEDAKKHLVNVPLDGTTIPHEMTGYYSTAKSVLIPAPEGTGVIAGGAARAVLEMAGIKDIRTKSFGTNNPINMVKATIEALKQVRSAEQVAKMRGKTVEEILG; the protein is encoded by the coding sequence ATGCAACGCACAGAACAGGTCAGCGAATTCAAAGAGCGCCTGGTAGCCGTCAACCGCGTCAGCAAGACTGTTAAGGGCGGCCGCAACATGCGGTTCAGCGCTCTGGTAGTCGTTGGCGACGAGAATGGCCGCGTCGGTGCCGGCATGGGTAAGGCTGCCGAAATTCCGGAAGCTATCCGCAAGGCCAATGAAGACGCTAAAAAGCACCTGGTGAACGTGCCGCTGGACGGCACCACGATTCCCCATGAAATGACCGGATATTATTCCACCGCGAAGTCCGTGCTGATCCCCGCTCCCGAAGGTACCGGTGTGATCGCGGGCGGCGCTGCCCGTGCCGTGCTGGAAATGGCCGGCATCAAGGATATCCGGACCAAGAGTTTCGGAACCAACAACCCGATCAACATGGTTAAAGCTACCATCGAAGCCCTGAAGCAGGTGCGCAGCGCCGAGCAGGTTGCCAAGATGCGCGGCAAGACCGTGGAAGAGATCCTGGGATAA
- the rpmJ gene encoding 50S ribosomal protein L36, with product MKVRPSVKPICEKCKIIKRKGRVMVICENPKHKQKQG from the coding sequence ATGAAAGTTCGTCCGTCTGTAAAGCCGATCTGCGAAAAGTGCAAGATCATCAAGCGCAAGGGCCGCGTTATGGTCATTTGCGAGAATCCCAAGCACAAGCAGAAACAGGGCTGA
- the secY gene encoding preprotein translocase subunit SecY has protein sequence MIESIRKMWKIGELRKKIIYTFLMLLVYRLVGVIPAPGVDAVKVFNSAGMSNTNLLGLVNMMTGNAFEKMTLMAMGITPYINASIIMQLLTIAIPALERLSKEEDGRQKINRITRYVTIGLAALQAIGLVRGLGFIKAGWINYVLVGVSMAGGTALAMWIGERITEKGIGNGISLLIFAGIISNLFNGIVSGFTMASGNATTSGWLTLIIVVVTCILMTVVVTFVELGERRIPLQIAKQVKGRRVYGGQNTHMSLKVVSVGVLPLIFAYSFLAFPGTIAQLIDPNKQGWFTQWWEANMNQGKIGYMIVSGLLIIAFTFFYSSISFDPKQQAEQLQQQGAVIPGQRGKNIRQYLQNIVSRLNLFAAFFLAILAAVPTLLITLAGVSANSIPFAASSILIAVSVSLETVRTIQGEMSVRGIDMDMDGFM, from the coding sequence ATGATCGAAAGCATTCGTAAGATGTGGAAGATTGGTGAGCTTCGCAAGAAGATCATCTACACGTTCCTGATGCTGCTGGTTTACCGTCTCGTCGGTGTTATCCCGGCACCTGGTGTGGATGCTGTGAAGGTTTTTAACTCCGCCGGCATGTCTAACACGAATCTGCTGGGACTGGTCAACATGATGACCGGTAATGCTTTCGAGAAAATGACGCTGATGGCCATGGGTATTACTCCCTACATCAACGCCAGCATTATTATGCAGCTGCTGACCATCGCTATTCCTGCTCTGGAACGCCTGAGCAAGGAAGAGGACGGCCGTCAGAAGATCAACCGGATTACCCGGTACGTAACCATCGGCCTGGCTGCCCTGCAGGCTATCGGACTTGTCCGCGGCCTGGGCTTCATCAAGGCTGGCTGGATCAACTACGTCCTGGTCGGTGTGAGCATGGCCGGTGGTACCGCCCTGGCTATGTGGATTGGTGAGCGGATTACCGAGAAGGGAATCGGCAACGGCATCAGCCTGCTGATCTTCGCCGGTATCATCTCCAACCTGTTCAACGGTATTGTCAGCGGATTCACCATGGCGAGCGGAAATGCCACCACTTCCGGCTGGCTGACCCTCATCATCGTCGTGGTCACCTGCATCCTGATGACCGTTGTTGTGACCTTTGTGGAACTGGGCGAGCGCAGGATTCCCCTGCAGATCGCCAAGCAGGTGAAGGGCCGCCGCGTATACGGCGGACAGAACACCCACATGAGCCTGAAAGTGGTCTCTGTCGGCGTGCTGCCCCTGATCTTCGCTTATTCCTTCCTGGCTTTCCCGGGAACGATCGCTCAGCTGATCGACCCCAATAAGCAGGGTTGGTTCACACAGTGGTGGGAAGCAAACATGAATCAGGGCAAGATCGGATACATGATCGTTTCCGGTCTGCTGATCATCGCTTTTACTTTCTTCTATTCTTCCATCAGCTTTGATCCCAAGCAGCAGGCTGAACAGCTGCAGCAGCAGGGCGCCGTGATTCCCGGACAGCGGGGCAAGAACATCCGGCAGTACCTGCAGAACATTGTCAGCCGTCTGAACCTGTTCGCAGCATTCTTCCTGGCCATCCTGGCCGCTGTGCCTACGCTGCTGATCACACTGGCTGGTGTGAGCGCGAACAGCATTCCGTTCGCTGCCAGCTCCATCCTGATCGCTGTGAGCGTGTCCCTTGAGACCGTCCGCACCATCCAGGGTGAAATGAGTGTCCGCGGCATCGACATGGACATGGACGGATTCATGTAA
- the infA gene encoding translation initiation factor IF-1, with protein sequence MSKSDVIEMEGKVIEALPNAMFQVELQNGHQILAHISGKMRMNFIRIYPGDKVTIELSPYDLTRGRITWRSKN encoded by the coding sequence TTGTCCAAGAGCGACGTAATCGAAATGGAAGGCAAAGTGATTGAAGCTTTGCCCAACGCCATGTTCCAGGTGGAGCTTCAGAACGGCCACCAGATCCTGGCGCATATCTCCGGCAAGATGAGGATGAATTTCATCCGGATCTATCCCGGTGACAAAGTAACGATTGAACTATCGCCCTATGATCTGACCAGAGGCCGGATCACCTGGCGCAGCAAGAACTGA
- the rpmD gene encoding 50S ribosomal protein L30, whose protein sequence is MKLKITLVKSPIASLPKHKATVAALGLRKVGQTVTQPDNPAIRGQIFAVKHMVKVEEVDE, encoded by the coding sequence ATGAAACTGAAGATTACCCTGGTGAAGTCTCCGATCGCCAGCCTGCCCAAGCATAAGGCGACCGTCGCCGCTCTGGGCCTGCGTAAAGTCGGCCAGACCGTGACCCAGCCTGATAACCCCGCTATCCGGGGCCAGATCTTCGCCGTGAAGCACATGGTGAAGGTTGAGGAAGTTGACGAATAA
- the map gene encoding type I methionyl aminopeptidase — MISLKNPSQIAKMREAGKILREVEDEVRLAIKPGVSTAELDILAEKLIRKHRAIPSSLHYEGYPCSICASINDEVVHGIPSDRRILKDGDIISVDCTLLLDGWQADSAFTAGVGTISEEAEKLIRVTEECFWKAARQCVAGNRLGDVGYAVQSLAEANGFAPIREFTGHGIGREMHEDPAVYNFGEPGRGMRLRKGMVLAVEPMIAAGDWHLSVDDDGWCARTVDHSLTAHYEHTLAINEEGLPELLTLPGFTWEE; from the coding sequence ATGATCAGCCTGAAAAATCCGAGCCAGATCGCAAAGATGCGTGAAGCAGGGAAGATCCTCCGTGAGGTAGAGGATGAGGTACGCCTGGCCATCAAGCCCGGCGTATCCACCGCGGAACTGGATATCCTGGCTGAAAAGCTGATCCGGAAACACCGCGCGATTCCTTCTTCCCTTCACTATGAGGGCTATCCCTGCAGCATCTGCGCGAGCATCAACGATGAGGTGGTGCACGGCATTCCCAGCGACCGCAGGATCCTGAAGGATGGAGACATCATTTCAGTGGACTGCACGCTGCTCCTCGACGGCTGGCAGGCTGACTCCGCTTTTACAGCGGGCGTCGGAACCATCAGCGAAGAGGCGGAGAAACTGATCCGGGTAACCGAGGAATGTTTCTGGAAAGCCGCCAGGCAGTGTGTGGCCGGAAACCGGCTTGGCGACGTGGGCTATGCAGTCCAGAGCCTGGCCGAAGCGAACGGGTTTGCCCCGATCCGCGAGTTTACGGGCCACGGTATCGGCAGGGAGATGCATGAAGATCCCGCCGTGTACAATTTCGGTGAACCCGGCAGGGGAATGAGACTGCGCAAGGGCATGGTCCTGGCAGTCGAACCCATGATTGCCGCCGGCGACTGGCATCTGTCTGTTGACGATGACGGCTGGTGCGCAAGAACCGTGGATCACAGCCTGACTGCTCATTATGAGCACACACTTGCCATCAACGAAGAAGGGCTTCCGGAACTCCTGACCCTTCCCGGATTTACCTGGGAGGAATAA
- the rplO gene encoding 50S ribosomal protein L15, with the protein MKLHELRPAEGSTSAQKRLGRGAGSGLGKTSGKGHKGAKARSGGGKRPGFEGGQMPLYRRVPKRGFTNVFGTDYATVNVERLEVFEDGAVVDAAALLEKKIIRKELAGVKILGVGELTKKLTVKAAKFSATAKEKIEAVGGKAEVI; encoded by the coding sequence ATGAAACTGCATGAACTGCGTCCCGCCGAAGGGTCCACTTCCGCTCAGAAGCGGCTGGGCCGCGGCGCCGGATCCGGCCTGGGCAAGACCTCCGGTAAAGGTCACAAGGGTGCCAAAGCCCGCAGCGGCGGCGGCAAGCGGCCCGGATTTGAAGGCGGCCAGATGCCTCTGTACCGCCGTGTGCCTAAGCGTGGATTTACCAACGTATTCGGCACCGATTACGCTACCGTGAATGTTGAACGCCTGGAAGTCTTTGAAGACGGTGCTGTGGTGGATGCCGCCGCTCTGCTCGAGAAGAAGATCATCCGCAAGGAACTGGCCGGTGTGAAGATTCTCGGCGTAGGCGAACTGACGAAGAAGCTGACCGTGAAAGCGGCCAAGTTCTCCGCTACCGCCAAGGAAAAGATCGAAGCCGTCGGCGGAAAGGCCGAGGTGATTTAA